The Oscillatoria salina IIICB1 nucleotide sequence AGCTTATGTAAACCGCTTATTATGGTTCACATAAGCTTCATCTTACTAAAATTAAGATTTTAGTTCGACTTTTACAGAACAACTAAACGTGAGGTGTATCGAGATGTTATGGGAAGTACGCATAAAATATGCTAATGGAACTCAACAAGTTTTGCGTACCTGCAAAAATCAAGAAACAGCCCTGCGTTGTGTAGACGCGATTTATGCTCGCGGCTATCCTTTACATTTGGCTTATTTTGCTTGTCCTGCTGCGGCAGAACCTGCATTAATACCGACATAATCGTTCTGGAATAGGGTGAAAGTGTTGACGAGAAATGGGTTCGCTCAGACAGTGGTTATGTCTTTTTCTTTTTCTGCTAACAATTTGTCAATTTTATCCGTGTACTTATCAGTAAGTTTTTGAATTTCGTCTTGTAAGGAGCGAGATTCGTCTTCAGAAATTTCGTGGTTTTTTTCCTGTTTGCGTACAGCATCGATAGCATCACGACGGTGATTGCGCACGGAAACTTTACCATCTTCAGCTAGTTTACCAGCTAACTTGACTAATTCTTGGCGGCGATCGCTGGTGAGAGGTGCAATATGTAAGCGAATAATTGAGCCGTCGTTGTTGGGAGTTAAACCGATATCCGATAAAGAAATTGCTTTTTCAATTTGTGCCATACTCCCTTTATCGTAAGGTTGGATTGCAATCGTACTTGCGTCTGGAGCGCTAATATTTGCCAAAGATTTTAAAGGTGTCTCACTCCCGTAATAGTCAACCATAATTCGGTCAAGGAGTGCCGGATTAGCGCGACCTGTACGAATGGTATTAAAAGATCGTTGAGTCGCTTCCACGGACTTTTTCATTTCACTTTCAACTTCAGTTAACTTCACAGAAACCTCCCACAATTGTGCCAACAGATTCTCCAGATATAGCGCGGATGATGTTACCTCTGACTGAGAGGTCAAAAACAACGATCGGGATATTGTTTTCTTTACACAGAGCGATCGCTGTTTGATCCATCACTCGTAGATCGTGAGTGAGGACATGACCGTAAGTCAAGCTATTATAACGGCGAGCGTTTTTGTTTTGATGCGGATCGCTGTCATACACTCCGTCTACTTTGGTTGCTTTAAAAATTACCTCCGCATCTATTTCTGCTGCTCTCAGTGCTGCCGTCGTGTCAGTGGTGAAGAAAGGATTTCCCGATCCTGCGCCAAAAATTACTACCCGTCCTTTTTCCAGATGGCGAATTGCTCTTCTACGGATGTAGGGTTCTGCCACTTCTTGCATGGCGATCGCTGTTTGTACCCGCGTTGGTATGCCGATTTGCTCGAGAGCATCTTGCAAGGTCATCGCATTCATGACTGTGGCAATCATCCCGATGTAGTCTGCTGTTGCTCGATCCATCCCGGCGGCGGCTGCTTTTACACCTCGAAAGATGTTTCCGCCACCTACGACGATCGCCATTGCCACTCCCATTTTGACTACTTCTGAGATTTCATCGGCAATTTCGGCGACTACTTGGGGGTCAATCCCGTAGCCTAGATCGCCCATTAGGGCTTCACCACTTAGCTTTAATAATACCCGCTTGTATTTCATCCCTCAATTTGCGATTCAGCGCTATTTTGGCGCTTGGTTTGTCTGCCAATAAGATAGCATTTATCAGCGAGTAGTTATCACTTAGCAGTTATCACTTACCTGTTACCGCGTACGGTGCATTTACCAGGAAACAGTTAGCAGTTATCAGTTTATTCTCCTTGTCTGCGATCGCTTCTAATTTTTATCCTCTCGCCATTTAATCGTACAACCGATCGCTTCGGTGATACTGGTAGTAACTTGTTCTGAGGATAGTAAAGCCACAATGTTATCGCGTAAATAGTGGTTCTGTACCGCTTCTGGATCTTCGGGGCGATCGTCAATTTTGCCTCGATAGCGGACAACTCCTGCATTATCAATCAAAAATACCTCTGGAGTTACCCTCGCATCAAAGCAGTTAGCGACATCTTGACTTGGGTCCCACAGATAGGGAAAGTTTAGCTTTTTCTCCATCGCAAAACTTTTCATTTTCTCAAAGCTGTCTTCGGGATATTTGTCTGTATCATTGGCATTAATCCCGATCGCCGTAAAACCTTCGCTCTCAAAGCGATCTTGAATTTCTTTCAGTCGATCTAAGTATAAACGTACGTAAGGACAATGATTACAAATAAATATTACTGCTACTACTCGAAACTTTTCTAAGTATCGAGAAAGATGATGTACTTGACCATCAATGCCAGGTAGTTCAAAATCAGGGGCATATTGTCCTACGGTAGGATCGTTTTTTTGCTCGACAACCATTTTGATTTTCCTTAACTTTTCTTAACTATTTCCTTGACAAAAAAAGCGATTGACGCTCTGGTTGTTCGGTTCTAACCCAATCGCGCCGATCTTACCAGCCACACGCCATTGCGTGATACCCAATCAACTTGTAAACAAGTTTGGCAGCAGTAAACTCAGAGACAACTGAATCGACAACCGGGGCTAATTCCATCACATCGCAGCCAATCACCGGATGAGTAGCAAAAACTCGCCGTAAAAAAGCTGTCAAACCATACCAGTTTAATCCTCCTGGATCGGGAGTTCCTACGCCAGGGATTAAACTAGGATCGATTCCATCTAGATCGATAGTAATAAATACTTTTGCTGTTGATATTTTCGCGATCGCACTTTCAATCCAATCTGTTTTTGTGGCTATATCTCTTGCCCAAATAACCGGAATCTGCTTCTGTTTAATTAATTCAGCTTCTTCGCGACAAATACTGCGAATACCCACTGGTAAGCTAGGTAAACCCATCTCGAAAATCCGACGCATTACACAAGCGTGGTTATAAATTGAACCTTCATATTCGTAGCGTAAATCGCCGTGGGCATCAATTTGAATGACAGTAAAAGGTTCTGCTAATGCCTCTCGATAAGCTGCTACTATACCACCAGTTATACTGTGTTCTCCTCCTAAAGCAATGACAAATTTATCATCGGCAATCAAGCGAGACACTGTTTCACGGGTAACTTTCAGCATCTCCTCTGGTAAAACTAGCTGATTATTGCGTGTATCGGCGATGGTAGTATGAGTATAAGTGCCTACCTGCCAGCAAATTTCTCGTTCTAATTCTTCGTCATAATATTCTAGTTGGTCAGATGCTGCCAAGAGAGCCGCAGGTCCATTTTTACAGCCCTGACGATAGGTGGTTGTCCTTTCGTAAGGAATTGGTAAGATTACCACTTGGGCTGTCTCGTAAGGCTGTTCTACTTCCGAACCAATGAAAGGATCTACTCCTAACTCAAATTGTTTCAGCATCTTGGTAGGCACTCCTGGTAACTAAATTCATCTTAAGATAATTTCCCAGTCAATAACTAATTTGCTAACTTTTTGTTTGTCTTGCTTCATTTTTGCCTAATTTACACCTCCAACTTGCTCAAATTTACTTCCCAGAAGTTACTGAAAAACTAATTCAATTAATATTCTTTTAGAAAAAAATATTATGCCTACTTACGCATATTTGCTGACTGAGAAAATAAAGTTATCAAAAAAATGGGTTTTAAACCCCATCATTTGGGAAGAATTGAATGTATCGGGTCTAGTTAAAAATCGCAACCTTGCTAGAGCAATCAGCCTGCAAGGCTGGAGAGAATTTAGAAGTTTAATTGACTCTAAGTCCGAAAAGTTTGGTCGAGATTTTCGAGTAATTAGTAGATGGGAACCTACAAGCCAGAAATGTTCTGAGTGCGGGTTCAAGTGGGGCAAAATCGATCTATCTGTTCGTTCAATTCTCTGTTTAGGCTGTGGTATTGAACACAATAGAGATGATAGAAATGGTCGGCATGGGGCATCGGAACGACCTAAAATGTACGTCGAGGGACGGTAAGACTACGACCGTAGCGCGACCCAATAAAGCGTAAAGAATCTCCGCCCTTCAAGGGTGGAGAGTATGTCAATTTCCCAGTAAAATTATGTCATTTGCCTCAACCGAACCCAAATCTTCAAACCAAGCCAAAACCTGGACTTGGAAAGGATTCCCCATTAGCTATCAAACTCAAGGTAAAACAGGA carries:
- the frr gene encoding ribosome recycling factor, giving the protein MKLTEVESEMKKSVEATQRSFNTIRTGRANPALLDRIMVDYYGSETPLKSLANISAPDASTIAIQPYDKGSMAQIEKAISLSDIGLTPNNDGSIIRLHIAPLTSDRRQELVKLAGKLAEDGKVSVRNHRRDAIDAVRKQEKNHEISEDESRSLQDEIQKLTDKYTDKIDKLLAEKEKDITTV
- a CDS encoding thioredoxin family protein gives rise to the protein MVVEQKNDPTVGQYAPDFELPGIDGQVHHLSRYLEKFRVVAVIFICNHCPYVRLYLDRLKEIQDRFESEGFTAIGINANDTDKYPEDSFEKMKSFAMEKKLNFPYLWDPSQDVANCFDARVTPEVFLIDNAGVVRYRGKIDDRPEDPEAVQNHYLRDNIVALLSSEQVTTSITEAIGCTIKWREDKN
- the pyrH gene encoding UMP kinase, which gives rise to MKYKRVLLKLSGEALMGDLGYGIDPQVVAEIADEISEVVKMGVAMAIVVGGGNIFRGVKAAAAGMDRATADYIGMIATVMNAMTLQDALEQIGIPTRVQTAIAMQEVAEPYIRRRAIRHLEKGRVVIFGAGSGNPFFTTDTTAALRAAEIDAEVIFKATKVDGVYDSDPHQNKNARRYNSLTYGHVLTHDLRVMDQTAIALCKENNIPIVVFDLSVRGNIIRAISGESVGTIVGGFCEVN
- a CDS encoding transposase codes for the protein MPTYAYLLTEKIKLSKKWVLNPIIWEELNVSGLVKNRNLARAISLQGWREFRSLIDSKSEKFGRDFRVISRWEPTSQKCSECGFKWGKIDLSVRSILCLGCGIEHNRDDRNGRHGASERPKMYVEGR
- the speB gene encoding agmatinase, whose amino-acid sequence is MLKQFELGVDPFIGSEVEQPYETAQVVILPIPYERTTTYRQGCKNGPAALLAASDQLEYYDEELEREICWQVGTYTHTTIADTRNNQLVLPEEMLKVTRETVSRLIADDKFVIALGGEHSITGGIVAAYREALAEPFTVIQIDAHGDLRYEYEGSIYNHACVMRRIFEMGLPSLPVGIRSICREEAELIKQKQIPVIWARDIATKTDWIESAIAKISTAKVFITIDLDGIDPSLIPGVGTPDPGGLNWYGLTAFLRRVFATHPVIGCDVMELAPVVDSVVSEFTAAKLVYKLIGYHAMACGW
- a CDS encoding family 2 glycosyl transferase → MLWEVRIKYANGTQQVLRTCKNQETALRCVDAIYARGYPLHLAYFACPAAAEPALIPT